Sequence from the Sander lucioperca isolate FBNREF2018 chromosome 16, SLUC_FBN_1.2, whole genome shotgun sequence genome:
GTCTGCAGGACATCAACACCCCTGCCccagaggaggaagaacaaGGCACAGGAGAGCAACCTGAACCCAACCCATCACGACCAACTGCAGAGAAGAAGATCCAGGGGCGAAGGCCATTAGTCAAGTGGCCAAAGGCCTGCGACAAGACGCTGTGGAAGGAGCGGAACACTGATCTCTGCAACATACTGGAAGGGATCAGAGGCACAACCATGAAGAAGTTGGAAAGAATGGGCGATCTTATCTATGCCTATGGGGTGGAACGGTTCGGAGTGGTCGAAGGCAAACAAGCTACTCCGTCAATCCTCACCAAATCCAGAAGGCAGACAGAAATAGACCGCCTAGTCAAGGAGAGGAGGCAGCTGAAGAAGCAATGGAGGAAGgccacagaggaggagaaggagggtaTAAACCTGCTgcaggaagagattcagagcAGGCTTGCAACACTGAGGAGAGCTGAAAACCTTCTGAGGAAGCGCAGAAGGAAGGAGCAAACAAGATCACGCTTCTACAAAGATCCCTTCAAATTTGTGAAGAGTCTCTTCACAAAGGAGAAGAGCGGAAGTCTCTCGGTGTCAAAGGCCGACCTGGAAGAACATCTAAAAAATTCCTGCGCAGATGACCGACACCAGGAAGAAGTTACGCTCCCTCCTGACATGCCACCAGTCAATCCACCAGAGCATGGACTGGATATCAGTCTACCCAGATGGAGTGAGGTAGAACAAACCGTGCGTAGAGCAAGGGCCGCATCATCTCCAGGTCCCAACGGAGTTCCATACAGGCTCTACAAAAACGCACCGGACGTCCTGCGATTCCTCTGGAAGCTGATGAGAGTTGTGTGGCAAAAGAAGGAGATACCAACGTCCTGGCGGAGAGCCGGAGGGATTCTTATCCCCAAGGAAAAGGATTCATCAGAGATTGGGCAGTTCCACCAGATCAGCCTTCTAAACGTCGAGGGAAAAATCTTCTTCAGCGTGGTCGCTCACAGATTGGCAGGATACCTGCAAAGAAACAATCTGATTGACACGCCAATCCAGAAAGCAGGCATCTCAGGCTTCTCCGGTTGTGTAGAACACGCTAGTGTCATCTGGCATCAGATCCAGGTCGCCAAAAAGGAGGGAACAAATCTTCACGTGGTGTTCCTGGATCTCGCGAACGCCTTTGGCTCAGTCCCTCACAGCCTCCTGTGGACAGCCTTTGACTACTTCAGGGTCCCAGCAGCTCTCTCAACCCTTGTCAAGGCGTACTTCAAGGATGTCCAACTCTGCGTGACAACAGCAGAGTACACAACAGCATGGCAACACATGGAAGTGGGAATCATGGCCGGCTGCACCATCTCCCCGCTGGCCTTCACCCTGGCCATGGAGGTCATCATCCGGGCCTCTCGATGGACAGTTGGCGGACAGCGAATAAGACCTGGGCTGAGGCTGCCACCGCTCAGAGCCTACATGGACAACCTCACAACTCTCACCACGACCAAGGTCTGCACTGTACGGCTACTAAGAAAACTTCAGGAAAACATTGAGTGGGCTCGGATGAAGATCAAGCCGAGCAAGTCCAGAAGCATCTCCATTATTAAGGGGAAGCTGTCAGAACATCGCTTCCACATAGGCGAGGAACCCATTCCAACGGTCTCCGAGAAACCTGTGAAGAGCCTAGGTCGGTGGTATGATGCCTCCCTTAAAGACAAAGAGCAAGTAGAACAGCTCAGGAAGGAGGTAGCCAGCGGCCTGGAGACCATCGACAGAACCTTGCTTCCTGGCAAGCTGAAGCTCTGGTGCATGCAGTATGGACTACTTCCACGTCTCCTGTGGCCGCTAACCCTCTATAAAGTCCCGCTCTCAAAGGTGGAAAAGCTGGAGAGACTGGTTAGCTCATATGTAAGGAAGTGGCTTGGCCTTCCCAGGTGCCTCAGCAGCATTGGGCTTTACGGCAAAGGGATGTTACACCTGCCCATTTCCAGCCTGGCAGAGGAGTACAAGTGTGCCAAAGTCAGACTGGAGATGATGCTACTGGATTCGAGCGATCCATTTGTAGCCCAAGCTGCCCCCATCTTGGCCACCGGGAGGAAGTGGACTCCATTGGCTGCAACCGAGCAGGCAAAGGCAGCACTCAGACACAAGGACATCGTGGGCCAAGTGCAGGAGGGGAGGAGTGGTCTTGGCCTTGGGGCCAGTACACCAGCGTGGAGCAAGGCTCCACCATTTCAAAGA
This genomic interval carries:
- the LOC118493289 gene encoding uncharacterized protein LOC118493289, whose protein sequence is MEQTTRLMISLPEAPTATAGRKLQNCICGWTKVTSTLGLKIHQGKKGCLKKGQQGSRIDSYFLRSSSSQSTEVQQQDTHHSLQDINTPAPEEEEQGTGEQPEPNPSRPTAEKKIQGRRPLVKWPKACDKTLWKERNTDLCNILEGIRGTTMKKLERMGDLIYAYGVERFGVVEGKQATPSILTKSRRQTEIDRLVKERRQLKKQWRKATEEEKEGINLLQEEIQSRLATLRRAENLLRKRRRKEQTRSRFYKDPFKFVKSLFTKEKSGSLSVSKADLEEHHLQVPTEFHTGSTKTHRTSCDSSGS